The genomic DNA GCGTTGATGTCGCGGACGATGTCGTCCACGTTGAGGCCGTGGGCTGTGCATCCCTGCTCCAGCGTCTCGTTCTGTGCACCCATGCACCCGATGCACCCAAGGTTGTACTTTGCGAGAACCTTCACCACATCAGGGTGCATGCGCATTACCTGGGCGAACGTCATATCTTTGTTGACCTGCTGACTCATGGTGGAACTCCTTTCCCGGCTTTACGGTCTATTCGTATTTTATGTCGATGATCTCGTA from Geobacter sp. DSM 9736 includes the following:
- a CDS encoding DUF1858 domain-containing protein, with translation MSQQVNKDMTFAQVMRMHPDVVKVLAKYNLGCIGCMGAQNETLEQGCTAHGLNVDDIVRDINALFA